A genomic segment from Streptomyces antibioticus encodes:
- a CDS encoding ABC transporter ATP-binding protein, with protein sequence MIEVGGLVKSYGARRVLDGLSFTAVPGRVTAFLGPNGAGKSTTLRMILGLGTPDAGHALVHGVPYAALRDPLRTVGALLDASACHPARSPHAHLRWLARTHRIPRERVTEVLDLVGLGPAARRPVRGFSLGMRQRLGIAVALLGDPGTLLLDEPMNGLDPEGIQWLRGLLRALADEGRTVLVSSHLMREMAVTADHVLVIGRGRVLADGSLASLLATDPPAVRLVTPRLHELAGALRTEGGQVAYDETGEGTARQAVVTGLTAARIGDIAARNAWSVHELTPLRPSLEETYLRLTAEAVEYRATTPVSPSTRQEAAVHA encoded by the coding sequence GTGATCGAGGTCGGCGGGCTGGTGAAGTCGTACGGCGCGCGGCGGGTCCTGGACGGACTGTCGTTCACCGCCGTGCCCGGCCGCGTCACGGCGTTCCTGGGACCCAACGGCGCGGGCAAGAGCACCACCCTGCGGATGATCCTGGGCCTCGGCACCCCGGACGCGGGCCATGCCCTGGTCCACGGCGTCCCGTACGCCGCACTCCGCGACCCGCTCCGTACCGTGGGCGCACTGCTCGACGCGTCGGCCTGTCACCCGGCGCGCAGCCCGCACGCCCACCTCCGCTGGCTCGCCCGCACCCACCGGATCCCCCGGGAACGGGTGACCGAGGTGCTCGACCTCGTCGGCCTCGGTCCCGCCGCGCGACGGCCCGTACGGGGCTTCTCGCTCGGCATGCGGCAACGGCTCGGCATCGCCGTCGCGCTGCTCGGCGACCCGGGGACGCTGCTGCTCGACGAGCCGATGAACGGCCTCGACCCCGAAGGCATCCAGTGGCTGCGCGGCCTGCTGCGCGCCCTCGCCGACGAGGGCCGCACCGTCCTGGTCTCCAGCCACCTCATGCGGGAGATGGCGGTCACCGCCGACCACGTCCTGGTGATCGGCCGCGGCCGGGTCCTCGCCGACGGCAGCCTCGCCTCGCTCCTTGCGACCGATCCGCCGGCCGTCCGCCTCGTCACGCCCCGACTCCACGAACTGGCCGGCGCGCTGCGCACCGAAGGAGGGCAGGTGGCGTACGACGAGACCGGCGAAGGCACCGCCCGACAGGCCGTCGTGACGGGCCTGACGGCCGCCCGGATCGGCGACATCGCCGCCCGGAACGCGTGGAGCGTGCACGAACTCACCCCGCTGCGGCCCTCCTTGGAGGAGACGTACCTGCGCCTGACGGCGGAAGCGGTGGAGTACCGGGCGACAACTCCTGTGTCGCCGTCGACTCGGCAGGAGGCCGCGGTTCATGCGTGA
- a CDS encoding ABC transporter permease, whose amino-acid sequence MRDTSDRRSPGGGLGDLAAAEWTKLRTLRSTWTLLALGSGLTVLVSLLFCALIGPEFRDADPERQRALDPVGLSFTGLQFGQVPLVVLAVLAVGGEYGTGMIRTSLAAVPRRGRLLTAKLAVLGATGLVWGLLTGAVALTAGSAVLGAPAPFHADAVRALAGAGVYAGLLSVLAAALTFVVRRSLTALGVLLPLLFVVSGALAATPHLRPLARLLPDRAGLRLMQVHQDAGDLTPAAGGAVLLLWTLLAAACSWHALRRQEC is encoded by the coding sequence ATGCGTGACACATCCGACCGGCGTAGCCCGGGCGGCGGTCTCGGCGACCTCGCCGCCGCCGAGTGGACGAAGCTGCGCACCCTGCGCTCCACCTGGACCCTGCTCGCCCTCGGCTCGGGTCTCACCGTCCTGGTGAGCCTGCTGTTCTGCGCGCTCATCGGCCCCGAGTTCCGCGACGCGGACCCCGAACGGCAGCGGGCGCTCGACCCCGTGGGGCTCAGCTTCACCGGCCTCCAGTTCGGCCAGGTGCCCCTGGTGGTCCTCGCGGTCCTCGCGGTCGGCGGCGAGTACGGCACCGGCATGATCCGCACCAGCCTCGCCGCCGTACCGCGCCGGGGCCGACTGCTCACGGCCAAACTCGCGGTCCTCGGCGCGACCGGGCTCGTCTGGGGTCTGCTCACCGGCGCCGTCGCCCTGACCGCCGGCAGCGCCGTGCTCGGAGCCCCGGCCCCGTTCCACGCGGACGCGGTACGGGCCTTGGCCGGGGCGGGCGTCTACGCGGGACTGCTCTCGGTGCTCGCGGCGGCGCTCACCTTCGTCGTACGCCGCTCCCTCACCGCCCTCGGCGTGCTGCTCCCCCTCCTGTTCGTCGTCTCGGGCGCCCTCGCCGCCACCCCTCACCTGCGCCCCCTGGCCCGTCTGCTGCCGGACCGCGCGGGCCTGCGCCTGATGCAGGTGCACCAGGACGCCGGCGACCTGACCCCGGCGGCGGGCGGCGCCGTCCTGCTGCTGTGGACGCTCCTGGCGGCGGCGTGCTCCTGGCACGCCCTGCGCCGTCAGGAGTGCTGA
- a CDS encoding pyridoxal phosphate-dependent aminotransferase, with protein MTGMTSTARPFLNRRLAEFGTTIFAEMSALAASTGSINLGQGFPDTDGPEEIREAAVRALRDGRGNQYPPGPGVPELRTAIAGHQARRYGLVVDPDTEVLVTAGATEAIAATLLALLEPGDEVVALEPYYDSYAACIAMAGATRVPVTLRPDAERTRFRLDLDELRAAVTDRTRLLLINTPHNPTGTVLTRAELTAIAELAVERNLLVVTDEVYEHLVFDDAEHIPLATLPGMRERTVTISSAGKTFSFTGWKVGWLTAPPELVAAVRSAKQFLTYVSSGPFQYAIAEALRLPDSYFDGFRADLLRKRDLLADGLRAAGFEVYLPRGTYFITTDITPFGEKDAHTFCRTLPERAGVVAIPNSVFYDNHEAGRTQVRFAFCKKDEVLTEAADRLRRLTS; from the coding sequence ATGACCGGCATGACCTCCACCGCACGCCCCTTCCTCAACCGCCGCCTCGCCGAGTTCGGGACGACGATCTTCGCCGAGATGTCCGCCCTGGCGGCGAGCACCGGGTCCATCAACCTCGGTCAGGGGTTCCCGGACACCGACGGTCCCGAGGAGATCCGTGAGGCGGCGGTGCGGGCGCTGCGGGACGGGCGCGGCAACCAGTACCCGCCGGGGCCCGGCGTCCCCGAACTGCGCACCGCGATCGCCGGGCACCAGGCGCGCCGCTACGGCCTGGTCGTCGACCCCGACACCGAGGTGCTGGTGACCGCGGGCGCCACGGAGGCCATCGCGGCCACCCTGCTGGCCCTGCTGGAGCCCGGTGACGAGGTGGTGGCCCTGGAGCCGTACTACGACTCCTACGCGGCGTGCATCGCGATGGCGGGCGCCACGCGCGTGCCGGTCACCCTGCGCCCGGACGCGGAGCGGACCCGGTTCCGCCTCGACCTGGACGAGCTGCGCGCCGCGGTCACGGACCGCACCCGCCTGCTGCTGATCAACACCCCGCACAACCCGACCGGCACGGTCCTCACCCGCGCGGAGCTGACGGCGATCGCCGAGCTGGCGGTCGAGCGGAACCTGCTGGTCGTCACGGACGAGGTGTACGAGCACCTGGTGTTCGACGACGCCGAGCACATCCCCCTGGCGACCCTGCCGGGCATGCGGGAGCGCACGGTCACGATCAGCTCGGCCGGCAAGACGTTCTCGTTCACCGGCTGGAAGGTCGGCTGGCTCACGGCCCCGCCGGAACTGGTCGCGGCGGTGCGGTCGGCGAAGCAGTTCCTGACGTACGTCTCCTCGGGCCCCTTCCAGTACGCCATCGCCGAGGCGCTGCGCCTGCCGGACTCCTACTTCGACGGCTTCCGCGCCGACCTGCTCCGCAAGCGCGACCTCCTCGCCGACGGCCTGCGCGCGGCCGGCTTCGAGGTCTACCTCCCCCGGGGCACCTACTTCATCACCACCGACATCACCCCCTTCGGCGAGAAGGACGCCCACACCTTCTGCCGCACCCTCCCCGAACGCGCCGGCGTCGTCGCCATCCCCAACTCCGTCTTCTACGACAACCACGAAGCCGGCCGCACCCAGGTCCGCTTCGCCTTCTGCAAGAAGGACGAGGTCCTCACGGAGGCCGCCGACCGCCTGCGCCGCCTGACGTCCTGA
- a CDS encoding DUF2617 family protein, giving the protein MLTTLNTSYTDTRAADLAWALGREPLPALATRDLELGGAKLQLRLLGASHQVLLEEDRGSCSETVACIPGSSTPLPLGVAKRVGDWEYEFAARVEVLSPNQFAGRAQELLALVSDHPHGLAGVFPGSPHAFTALLAQYQDGQVHWRTWHAYPQDGQLVATRTRVGVRVPVPAGRTGA; this is encoded by the coding sequence ATGCTCACGACCCTGAACACCTCCTACACCGACACGCGCGCGGCCGATCTCGCCTGGGCCCTGGGGCGTGAGCCGCTGCCCGCGCTCGCCACCCGGGACCTCGAACTGGGTGGTGCGAAGCTTCAGTTGAGACTGCTCGGAGCCTCCCACCAGGTGCTGCTGGAGGAGGACCGGGGCTCGTGCTCCGAGACGGTGGCCTGCATCCCCGGCAGCAGCACCCCGCTGCCACTGGGCGTCGCCAAGCGCGTCGGCGACTGGGAGTACGAGTTCGCCGCGCGCGTCGAGGTCCTCTCGCCGAACCAGTTCGCGGGCCGCGCCCAGGAACTGCTGGCCCTGGTCTCCGACCATCCGCACGGCCTCGCCGGCGTCTTCCCCGGCAGCCCGCACGCCTTCACCGCCCTCCTCGCCCAGTACCAGGACGGCCAGGTCCACTGGCGGACCTGGCACGCCTACCCGCAGGACGGCCAGCTCGTCGCCACCCGGACCCGGGTGGGCGTCCGGGTACCGGTTCCGGCGGGACGGACCGGGGCGTGA